In Bubalus bubalis isolate 160015118507 breed Murrah chromosome 3, NDDB_SH_1, whole genome shotgun sequence, a genomic segment contains:
- the DDX5 gene encoding probable ATP-dependent RNA helicase DDX5: MSGYSSDRDRGRDRGFGAPRFGGSRAGPLSGKKFGNPGEKLVKKKWNLDELPKFEKNFYQEHPDLARRTAQEVETYRRSKEITVRGHNCPKPVLNFYEANFPANVMDVIARQNFTEPTAIQAQGWPVALSGLDMVGVAQTGSGKTLSYLLPAIVHINHQPFLERGDGPICLVLAPTRELAQQVQQVAAEYCRACRLKSTCIYGGAPKGPQIRDLERGVEICIATPGRLIDFLECGKTNLRRTTYLVLDEADRMLDMGFEPQIRKIVDQIRPDRQTLMWSATWPKEVRQLAEDFLKDYIHINIGALELSANHNILQIVDVCHDVEKDEKLIRLMEEIMSEKENKTIVFVETKRRCDELTRKMRRDGWPAMGIHGDKSQQERDWVLNEFKHGKAPILIATDVASRGLDVEDVKFVINYDYPNSSEDYIHRIGRTARSTKTGTAYTFFTPNNIKQVSDLISVLREANQAINPKLLQLVEDRGSGRSRGRGGMKDDRRDRYSAGKRGGFNTFRDRENYDRGYSSLLKRDFGAKTQNGVYSAANYTNGSFGSNFVSAGIQTSFRTGNPTGTYQNGYDSTQQYGSNVPNMHNGMNQQAYAYPATAAAPMIGYPMPTGYSQ; this comes from the exons gTTTGGTGCTCCTCGATTTGGAGGTAGTAGGGCAGGGCCCTTATCTGGAAAGAAGTTTGGAAACCCTGGAGAGAAACTGGTTAAAAAGAAGTGGAATCTTGATGAGCTGCCTAAGTTTGAGAAGAATTTTTATCAAGAACACCCCGATTTGGCTAGACGTACAGCA CAAGAGGTAGAGACATACAGAAGAAGCAAGGAAATTACAGTTAGAGGTCATAACTGCCCGAAGCCAGTCCTGAATTTTTATGAGGCAAACTTCCCTG CAAATGTCATGGATGTGATTGCAAGGCAGAACTTCACTGAACCCACAGCTATTCAAGCTCAGGGATGGCCAGTTGCTCTAAGTGGATTGGATATGGTTGGGGTAGCACAAACTGGATCTGGGAAGACTTTGTCT TATTTGCTGCCTGCCATTGTCCACATCAATCATCAGCCATTCCTAGAGAGAGGTGATGGGCCTATT tGCTTGGTGCTGGCACCTACTCGGGAACTGGCCCAACAGGTACAGCAAGTAGCTGCTGAATACTGTAGAGCATGTCGCTTGAAGTCTACTTGCATTTATGGTGGTGCTCCCAAGGGACCACAAATACGTGATTTGGAGAGAG GTGTGGAAATCTGTATTGCAACACCTGGAAGACTGATAGACTTTTTAGAATGTGGGAAAACCAATCTAAGAAGAACCACCTACCTTGTCCTTGATGAAGCAGATAGAATGCTTGATATGGGATTTGAACCCCAAATAAGGAAGATTGTGGACCAGATCAGA CCTGATAGGCAAACCTTAATGTGGAGTGCTACTTGGCCAAAAGAAGTAAGACAGCTTGCTGAAGATTTCCTGAAAGACTATATTCATATAAACATTGGTGCACTAGAACTGAGTGCAAATCACAACATTCTTCAGATTGTGGATGTGTGTCATGACGTAGAAAAGGATGAAAA gcttATTCGTCTAATGGAAGAGATCATGAGTGAAAAGGAGAACAAAACCATTGTTTTTGTTGAAACCAAAAGAAGATGTGATGAACTCACTAGAAAAATGAGGAGAGATGG GTGGCCTGCCATGGGTATCCATGGTGACAAGAGTCAACAGGAACGTGACTGGGTTCTAAATG AATTCAAACATGGAAAGGCTCCTATTCTGATTGCTACTGATGTGGCCTCCAGAGGGCTAG ATGTGGAAGATGTGAAATTTGTCATCAATTATGACTACCCTAACTCCTCAGAGGATTATATTCATCGAATTGGAAGAACTGCTCGCAGTACCAAAACAGGCACAGCATACACTTTCTTTACACCTAATAACATAAAGCAAGTGAGCGACCTTATCTCTGTGCTTCGGGAAGCTAATCAAGCAATTaatcctaagttgcttcagttggtcGAAGACAGAGGTTCAG gTCGTTCCAGGGGTAGAGGAGGCATGAAGGATGACCGGCGGGACAGATACTCTGCGGGCAAAAGGGGTGGATTTAATACATTTAGAGACAGGGAAAACTATGACCGCGGTTACTCTAGTCTGCTTAAGAGAGATTTTGGGGCAAAAACTCAGAATGGTGTTTACAGTGCTGCAAATTACACCAATGGGAGCTTTGGAAGTAATTTTGTGTCTGCTGGTATACAGACCAGTTTTAGGACTGGTAATCCAACAGGGACTTACCAGAACGGTTATGATAGCACTCAGCAATATGGAAGTAACGTTCCAAATATGCACAATGGTATGAACCAACAGGCATATGCATATCCTGCTACTGCAGCTGCGCCTATGATTGGTTATCCGATGCCAACAGGATATTCTCAATAA